The genomic region TattatctaatttatttattatttaaattctaTACCTTCTAATAATTATATGCTAATATTCTCAATaccttcaatattttcaatacctTAGATATTTCCAataccttaaatatttttaataccttaaatattttcaatactaATCCAATAGCAAGAGTTTGTTTTTATCTATTTCTGTGTGAGACGTTACCAACGCATTCGTGAAATTTCGCTGATTAAAATCAGCCCAAACATGGTACCATTCATAGTTATCACCGAGTTAGTTTCGTCTCATCGATACGATATGTACTATCAATGCAGGATATAAGCGAGAATTTAGTTCAACAATTTCCGCATATACACtaatgtgcaaaagaaagaagcacccagtataattataagtagactgcggatctttatgcatttataggaaaattgagtagatgaaattcaaaattgttggaaaattttaaaaattgatgatgTTAATATATgacttctcctctattaaaatcattaagggaagaaataacgttcaatttattttctatttcttgcatcgatgtgaacaatttttattttgcatagatacgcagtctaattataagatataatgacaaacaatatctttatgtagaaattgtattgtacaatgattgatttattgcatttaaagtatcggataatccgcaataacacataattctcagaactatttaaTTAAACAGCAGAatactttttcaaaacttactgtgttcttatttgattatttacgcttttctattaaatatggccgagtgcttctttcttttacaCAGCAGTGtataaattcaatatacatacCTGGGACAGTGATGACGGCCCAGCGTCCTCCGTCGAGGATGTTCGCCAACGCTTCAAGATCCGGGTCGACATCCGACTTCTTCTCGGACCTGCGACGTCTGCCTAATCGTGGACCAAACCACATGCCGCCAGCAATGTCCTGCGTGGTACGTTTGATGCACTTTCCATCGTTGCACGGTCCAAAATCGTTACCCGAGGTCCTTTCGTTTGCTACGTTGCTTGGCGATTCTCTTCCCACTGGTTAAATAGATTTTTGTATTATCATCCCTCATCCTCATCTTTCcaattctatttttaaaataaatatgatagaaactaaattaaaaaattttttaaaatagaaacatAAATGACTAAATTTTATACagttcaatattatttttcaatctcGCTCCTCACCTTCCTAGtacttttaaaaaaatcaatgtgATAGAAACACAAATCACTAAATTTTTTATACAGTTCAACATATTTGACACTGCTAACATTTATCGCGTTAATACATACAGAAAAGcgacaaataaaaattcaattctaTCGTTCTTGTTAAAAGCAGAAGCCAAAGAACAAGTGTTTTCTTTCTTCAATGATCCTAGAAGATTGGAAATAATATTTCTTCATTTTTAGATTGCATCTACTcatatttcacaatttttagaACTGAAGGGTTTCAAACGAAAACTAAGCCGCAACAAACGTGTTAAATCGTTTACAAGAAGGAAAAGGAGGCTCGTAACGGCATAACGTATTTATAACAAAGAGAACGAGGTATGTTTAACTCACCGTATTCGCTGGAGGTGCAGGAAGCAACGCACAGGAAGCAAACAAGTGCGCGAACCGCGGCGACGTATAAGGGTGAGTTCGCACCGTAACCGATCATTGCTCGTGTTCGACTATACGTTATCGTCGACACTGCTCGCCGAATGATGTCGAAAGAGCCGGGAACCTGGTGTTTTATAGGGGTGCGAACCACCCTCGAATGGGGGTTGCTTACGCGCGTCACTGTCCACCGTGTCTCGAGGACTATTTTTCTCCCTTTCTTTCCATTCATTTGATCACCGATACGCAAACATCGGGGCCAATCTCGCTCCCGCCTCGCACGGCGATTCGTCTCAATTTTCAGCTAAGATCCATGGTGCTCCATACCTAATGAGCCGGGGGATGCGTCTACTATGCCAGGAAATCCTGGCGAGATCTTGCAACCGCTCACGTAAACGCTGACGGCCTTGCAAACCGGAAACTTTCTTTTTGTGTCGCTTTATGTTTACTGTGGTGGTTGCTTTCCGTTCTAAAAGCGGAGGCATCGCATAACGTTGCAAGTAGGAGAAATCAAGCTTGTAAGCTTGATGGaattttatgcgatttttagGGTGtctttgggggggggggggggttgctGTGGGTTCTAAGGAAGTTTTAAGATAATAGATTGTGAAACAGTGAAAGAGACAGTTAtcgatatattgggttggaacgaaagttcgtagcgtttttaaattaaaactcaGACAAAATTAGGATATTAATACATAGACTTCTCTTCtgttactttttgccattttttaggtgacttatcatgttattcattttaatttcgcccgataatttatttatgtagttAATCACCTACTTCTAATATTATTCCTTCATTCCTCAAATAAGACCAATATATTGatctttattatattaatttacacTATAATATGAATGAAtacaatatcttaattttatctttgaattctgatttaaaaacgctacgaactttcgttccagccTAAtatgtacagttaggagcaaaactgatcacacgtttagtaaatgacgtctaaaaaatatgttgaaaaaatgcatttggtcggaattgtgaaaaacaatagtaaaaattgattttcatgaTTGACGTCGACAATTTTTCTAACATTAGAAAGTTCTTAAAATAGTTTGTTAAAGCTGCAGTATTAATGGAATTCGTTAAAAAGGGGAGGTTTAAGGATGTCCGGCTTGCTATGGCGAGTAATTAGGAGCCAAGATTGAACTAGAAGGATGATCAATGATCTTCAGATCGAATGAAACAGATGAATGCATGGCCGATGACTTGCAGCGCCGGAAAATTGGAAAGTCTAACTCGGTGAAACACCCTCGCGTTTTTCCCGTCCCCTGTCAACCGGAGCGAACACAGCGGGAGTTCCACGGGACAATCTGTTCTCGATTAAGCTTGTCAATTAACCATTTCAATTTCGGGATCGACTAGATCGAGATGGGACTAGTGGGAGCGTATAAAAGCTCGACGCTTGCTCGCGGTCCACGCATTTAGACCTGACCAGTTGCCGAACCCTCTAAACATCAGAACTGTGCACGGTCAAATAAAATTGCAGAAGATTGAattctttaaaagaaaatttaaacataattTGCAGTAACATGGTAAAACAGAATACGATAGAGCAGAAGAAAATGAGAAAATTCAACTTTATCAAACCACATGTCAGGTGCAAATAAAACAGGAAGAGCaataattgaatattaataaatttgaacAAACCAAAAGAACGTAAAGTGAGTCAAGAAAGTTAAGACAATTAAATATTGCACATCATAAAgacaaaataaaatagaatcgaATTGTATCAGCTGGAAATCGATTAAAATGGATCAGAATAAATTAGGAAGTTGATTAAACgggataattataaaataaatcaaaagaagcaagaaaatgaaaaataccaTGACAACGAAATTCGCTGGAAATAATATTGAATGAAATAGATTAggagaaaatatgaaaattgattttattatcGAGCTAAAAGTATAAgtaagaaatgaaaatgaaggaatcgtggaaataaaattgaataaacagAATACCATTTGTAGAATTTATCGACCAGATTCTGATTGAAATTAGCTCTCGATAGTGGCTGGCAAGGATCACGCGAGCAGAGACATTGATGATTGTAGATATTGATGCGAACCATCAAAGTTTCGACCACGGAAACCAACAGAAATAAATTAGAGAGGGGGTCGGCGCACTTCCGAGTTCTGAATATTTGCGAGACATTCAATTTCCACCGGCAGACAGAAGACATAATCTATTCTAGAGGGAAACAGTGTTGTTTACGGTTGCTTCGCAGCGTAAACCGAGTCCCGAGGAAGATTTGTGGTGTTGTTACGAAACCTTGTATCTTCCTCCATGCAGTATTAACTCTTTCCACTAGaaaattcatttatacatatatttgttatttattctGTGTAGGTACATCTCATTTTTTTTAGTATTCCTTCGACGATTACGTTCATGAgtttacgttctatttataAAGTTTCTGCATCATTTGCCAGACACAGGAACTaaatatgtaacaaattttccactaataatttcaatatagtGAAAATAAGAAGTCTTTTAATCTgttcaatgttttaaattacatctactcatttgtgtcaaaaatgcatagaatccaGAGAGAGTCATATCGAGTAATATAGACtacaaatttttatgtaaaaggaGCATTGTCTGCGTTCTTCTTTCTGTCGACTCCTtttcttaataaaaatattaaaatgaaataatacaacagcaatttttaaattctttaaaaatatattttttgaatttatctactCTACTTGTCTGCGTTCTTCTTTCTGTCGCCTTgttttcataataaaaatattaaaatgaaataatacaacagcaatttttaaattgtttaaacatattttgcattttatctactcatttttgtcaaaaatgcatGCAATCCGTAGTCCAGTGATAATAACATACATGCATCGGGGACTGTTTACTTCAGTGGATAAGGTCGATAATGCTTTCGAAAATATatttgtaaaattgaaaataagcaATTGTTTGAAGAGAGCCATATTGGCAACTGTATAGTGATCAAAATACGTATATAATACGTAGATAAACGAATGAAATACATGGATATCGCATTTGTCCAATTGATCATGGACCCAAGAGGAGATTCTAATCACCGAGCCACTTGGGATTGATGCATATGCAGCCGGATATCATGTCAATTCTGATCTCATCAGACCATTGCATTTTGACCAACCCTCGCAGCTTACTTAGTGACGATCGATCAGATCTTATCAATCCTCTAAACGAGATGAGACTGCATAGTCGTATGAGGATCCACAGATTAATTCTTTGcatgttccaaaaatgttgtactgctTTCAAAGTGGTTTTGTCCTCGTTTCCTccaaacatttttgtaaaggGAAAAATTACTTCGGATGACCTCAGGAATCGCCCCTGTGGAGGAAAtagaacatttttggaacataTGGATCCGTAAAACTCATATATGGATCCGTAaaacatttattaaattttcgttaagagtttaaataaaaaaattgcgaagaGCAATTTTCACTAATTTATTCGGATTACACGCTTTTTTTTAGTTGTATAgccaaccgggtacccatttactgtatccctttcaacaatttgttaatgttcctctaaaaaatattacaaaatttctctgaatgtccattctttactcgctaatatatttatttatagtctAATAATGAGAACTTGTGCGAACacgttaaatacagaaaggttttaaataatctatacattttggttgactacacaGGGGAATAAAGTGTGTCCACAAATTTTGGGACCGACTGTATATCTTGTCTGATCGATTCCCCGAACGAGCATCGAGGAGAGGAGACAAATGCGAAACAAAAGCAAAATAAGTGGTCACGTGGGAACATTTTCGTGACACCGATAAGAGAACTCGGTCGCGCTCATGCTCATGGCTGCCTAACCGAAAAAAACCATGAAGCAGAGGTTTGTTTGCTTTGACGAGTATCGAAGGTCTAAGTACAACGAACTAAGTACGACTCGGCCACTTAGCCAGCTCGTGAAAAACTGGACCGTGCATGTGTCGACTGTGGACTCCGATCCCCTAATTGCTCTGCTCCCAACACTTCTGTTCGAACAACGTTTTAATAGAAGATACGAAAACAATCTTCTCTCGAACGATTACAATCTTGAACGTTCCTCTCTCTTGTAAAAGaataacacgttcgctaccagcatttgtttcgttgcttgcCTTCcctgttcgaaagttttatattaaatgcaattttgaattattaaaacagtttagcagaaaaAAGTTgcagattctctgaaaatgaTGTATTCTACTGTatatgactttaaacaacgaagagagagagagagagtgcatgaaattaatttgactgtttttaagtgaactgtcaaATTATGGATGTTTCGTTAGTTATTTAATAAGAAACATTGTTTCGTTAGTTATTTAGTAAGAAACATTGTTTCGTTAGTTAGGTTGGTGCAAAAATGCATGTCAGTCGTCATAAATTTCTATAATATTCAACGATGATTCACGATATAATATCAACGCGTATTTCTATGCCTGTAGTGTAAAATATACGGATTTTAAacgtttcaaataaaaatgaataggtgaatAAAAAATTGCGAACGTGTTAGAGAGAATGCAAGAATGTTATTGcgattatttttaatatgattcctttatttaaaataattttgattggtccgtgtttttcgttaataacaacTCCTTAACCCTTTGTCCtttgtaaacaaaattgtttaaaatagccaaagaactgtccttggaagtaaatttcaaataaaacacttaaaaataTGTAGTAGAGAGTTGTTGGCAGCAAAATTgggaaataattcggagtgcaaagggttaacgaagccgcggagaacattttgtcaaaggaaaaaattatttttgaaatgatCTATCTATTCCAGTCTATCGGTTCTGTCTTTAAAAAACCGCAATTATTTTTGCACGAACTTAATGGATccccgagtgcaaagagttaaacgtTAAATAATGTATAGTTTAACCCTTGTGTATCTAACCATTTattgcatttctttcaacaatttgttactgTTCCTctagaaatattacaaaattttactgaatgtccattctttcctcgataatatattaatttatagtcttaaaatgagaaattgTGCAAATATGATAAATAGAAAAAGGTTTTAAGTAGTCTACACATTTTGGTTGGATACATAAGGGTTAAAAGAGTGATGGAGGGATTGGTTTAGGACAACTTTCTCACAAGAAAGCGACGATCTCTTCGCCTCTACCAAGAATAACCGTGTTCCTCAGCTACCGAGGAGTGTTTATTGTTTATATCGTCGACACGGGGTTTCTAGGTGTTCTGGACTTCGTCAAACGAAGAGTTTACAAAGAAACGGCCGTCGATTCACCTTCTCGTGTTTAACACCTTCTGACATGATAGCACGTGCCTCTTCTCTCCCTCGGCTCCCCTAACCTTTTACCCTAAACGATTCTCTTATTAATATACCGAATGGTTTACCCACAACCAGACACCTAAACATCTTCTTTGCAGTCAATGATGTACTCCGgtttttgcatagagatccacagtctaattattattatgcattttccaatttttgtcgacaaattttaaggaagtggaatgaaataacaTCGtacttttaatgggaacagcctttgtagatccaaaacaaatgaaaattgtacgaaattgtatcgaattttatattcttgtTGTTTTTTGGACATTTTCATAAAACTAACACAActcacaaaatatatttctagaaaaaatgaaaataatggcAATTTTAGGTTATTTTCAAATTGTTCTCCTGTTAAATTTCCTTTTATTCACTTGTATCACTattcttatgaatgaacgaatATCAGTACACTCGACTATTTCAACAAATGAATTTACATAACAATTATCCCAGCAGATAGTAGTTATCCCAGCAAATAACGATGTGTTATTTTCTGAAACTTATTTCCTtatcaatattttataaaaatggccAACCTATCGACGTCCATATGAGACACTCTGTACAAAATATTTAGTGACACTCTGTACAAAATTGACATTCTCTAACATAATGAATCATACAGGAGATTTccgaataaaaaaagaaatttgaataaattcggAAGAATATAAATAACAGAGCGTAGAGTTACGAATTGAAATATGGTAACATTTGAGCTTGTTCTGAACACTTTACCAACCGGAAgtctattaacccttagcactccgaattgttatttaattttgttgccAATAATTCCCTactaaatttacttcaaaggacaattccttgactgctacttatttttaacaattttgtttactaattacattAAGTACAGCTctcaaattttattgtaatttatatttgttttcaactaaacaattatacaaataaataaaggaagaaccaaacacATATAAGAACcggttttatttacatttttctttctctaatgtcgagtcacataggagtgcaaagggttaataggattttcaataattgtgctgcaccaaaagaaagcatagaaattctcttttacattgcaatcttaaatgaaactattagatgatgtcattgagggtgacttgttagttcacaatgaaaattgctgttgctattgaaggtttcattaaaaagtgtttaaccaTGTAccgtagatttttcaaaattatgcaataatcaccggtcggtaatgtgttaaatacGATGTAGTACGACGAGCGAAGTAATTATGAGAGGAACGTGGGACAGTTTTATAGTCGGCGAGGAGAATACGAAGCTCCGAGCCGTCGGAGAAGTCGATTGAAGTGTTTACAGGGCGAAATCGTGCTCTAGACCACGTTCTTTAGCCGACGTAACGTTGTGTATCTCCTGATCGGCGTACGAGCCTATAATATGGTGGCACTCGACGCTCCCAGTGATAAACAAACAGTCATCAATCGGTCTGCCAGTGGTATATCAGCCTTCGAACGTTACCATCGGCGAACGCGGCCATGATTCCACCGAAGAAGCCAGTGAGAAGACGCTTTTTTTGAGCGGGGACCTTGACGTCTCTTTCTGCCAGCAACCCTGAGCTTGCTTTTGCATCATTGCCGAGTAACGCGTCCACTAAAAGCGTTGATAAATGCCTCAGCattctattaaccctttgcactcggagctattaaacatttcttccgatctagaatatgtCCATGATCTAGAACAatctccattccctatgatttttgaaattttatggatatgaaactgatataatacctcatacaatacccagatgtttagtaatcgattagataccgatatatttaataatataaacaatattttgaataatggtacagcaagttttagtggtgcctcagaggcaATTTAATGTTACACTTACtaagccttaaaagtaactggtaggTAAATACACATGTTCTCTTATAAAATTGACAAGATCTACAGTCACAtaaattatatgaaattatttaatgGAACTGAGAACACGGGATTtgcaatattaaccctttgcactcggagctatttatcTAGACAATTaacacatttcttccgacctagaatatttccattcgctATGATTTCTATGGATGTAGCATTGATATAATACTTCGTACAAtagctaaatgtttagtaattgattagataccgatatatttaataatgtaaacaatattttgaatattggtacagcaatttttactggtgcctcagaggggacaaccgagtgcaaagggttaattatccGAAGGCCCTTGTCTACCTTGGCTATCTTGTCACATGGAGATTATTTTTCGATTTGTTTGGAAGTGGTACGACAAGACGGATTGTTTATGGTGCCCGTATGTCGACAGTGTCGTCATCGAGAACTTATCGAATCGTTTAAATATATCGAGGTGGCGTCGGATTGACATGTCATCGAAGGATACAGCAAATATTTAGTCTCGATCAAAGTCGGACGTGCCGCggttgtttataaaaattaaacccTGTAATTCGATCCACGACAGACAGCAAAAAACTCCTCCGATAATAATCTACGATAAATAACAAGAACGTAGATACTTATTAGGTTGCGAACGATTGCAAAATCATATTTCTTACAGGTCAGTGTAACGATTTTCTGTATAGGAAGACGAAGACCACGAAGACGAGGACGCCGAGGATGTCACGGATCGAGTACCGGCGCCAGGATATCCAAGAAACGTGAGCTCGTCGAGCTCGAATAATGCTGTCGCAGCGTGAAGTCGAAGAAACACGTTTGACACGCAACCGAACGATTTGAGAGCCGAAAAGACACAGTTCAGGATGTAACCTGACGAACCCAACGATCTAGACTTCCCTATTGTATTCTAAAAGGTCTTccattaaggcggtagactcgtttccaggattgcaagggtgcgggatcgcgttctcatttctcgataatacaaacatgagggttttcagtagtcaaaaacgctggatgaaacatcgatctagggcgcaaTCGCCCTTAAAAGTTCtactttttcgtttacgaggcgtaatttgcattattcgacagcatgtagctatgaaaatagctaccgattccgtatgcttccgaataaagcaaattgcgcctcgtataaacaaaaagataggacttttcagggcgagagtgccctagatcgatctcttatctagcgtttttggctactgaaaaaccccgtgtttgtattatcgataaatgagaacgcgatcctgcacccttgcaatcctggaaaaaggagtttaCTCCgaccactaaaagcgattaacatgttttagtttgcaaaaatgacgaggctctatttatttagattttctgcc from Lasioglossum baleicum chromosome 2, iyLasBale1, whole genome shotgun sequence harbors:
- the Pban gene encoding pheromone biosynthesis-activating neuropeptide — translated: MIGYGANSPLYVAAVRALVCFLCVASCTSSEYVGRESPSNVANERTSGNDFGPCNDGKCIKRTTQDIAGGMWFGPRLGRRRRSEKKSDVDPDLEALANILDGGRWAVITVPGGEKRQPAQFTPRLGRDSGEELFSYGYPKDQDELYADEQYLPPLFAPRLGRRLPWTPSPRLGRQLHSTFNKPRQYSDDPRF